A genomic segment from Nitratiruptor sp. YY08-10 encodes:
- the petA gene encoding ubiquinol-cytochrome c reductase iron-sulfur subunit, with protein MSMANSRRDFLGMVFGGFAGAGGLAALYAMKRTWDPLPSVMAAGFTTVDLSPMKAGELRTVTWRGKPIFILKKPPEENCNHIPDETKKRLVKVGDSEYLVMIGLCTHLGCIPSWEPDKKTFHCACHGGEYDACGVNTFGPPPRPMDIPPFKIEGTKLVLGEEGPEYKKMVGKA; from the coding sequence TTGTCTATGGCAAACAGCAGACGTGACTTCCTTGGAATGGTGTTCGGCGGATTCGCTGGAGCTGGCGGTTTGGCTGCTCTATATGCGATGAAGCGTACATGGGACCCATTGCCAAGCGTTATGGCAGCAGGATTTACTACAGTAGACCTCTCTCCTATGAAGGCGGGAGAACTACGAACAGTGACATGGCGAGGAAAGCCTATCTTCATTCTCAAAAAGCCACCTGAAGAGAACTGTAATCATATACCGGACGAGACAAAAAAACGTCTTGTCAAAGTGGGAGACAGCGAGTATCTTGTGATGATCGGGCTTTGTACGCATCTTGGATGTATCCCTTCCTGGGAGCCAGACAAGAAAACTTTCCATTGTGCATGTCACGGTGGCGAATATGATGCGTGTGGTGTCAATACGTTCGGTCCTCCTCCAAGACCTATGGATATTCCTCCTTTCAAAATTGAAGGAACTAAATTGGTGCTTGGCGAAGAGGGTCCAGAGTATAAAAAAATGGTCGGTAAAGCGTAA
- the mnmG gene encoding tRNA uridine-5-carboxymethylaminomethyl(34) synthesis enzyme MnmG, with protein sequence MKFDVIVIGGGHAGIEAALASARMGMKTLMITILAEQIGAASCNPAIGGLAKGHLVKEIDALGGQMGLTTDKTGIQFRILNASKGPAVRGSRAQIDMDRYRIMMRTIVLNTPNLEVRQEMADRLLVKGDAVVGVETNLKNIYHAKKVIVTTGTFLRGLIHIGEIKQEAGRAGEFASNALSDSLKSLGLKLGRLKTGTCARIDAKTIDFSKMEVQPGDENPIPFSFRTDRKHFNPTQLSCYITYTNERTHEIIESNFHRAPLFTGQIEGVGPRYCPSIEDKVYRFRDKERHHIFVEPQTLEATEYYINGMSTSLPPDVQLEMIRSVKGLEHAEVVRYGYAIEYDFVEPTQLKHTLETKSIKNLYCAGQINGTTGYEEAAAQGLMAGINAALAIKGEEPLILGRDEAYIGVLIDDLVTKGTKEPYRMFTSRAEFRLLLREDNADLRLMPYGHKLGLVDEETYMKMIRKKEQIEKGLDLLKNSFITPNKETLELLNNLEEGKITDKTALINVVARPTFTMEKLEALVPELREFSEEAKEQILIEAKYHQYIQMQKEQIAKMHELMNVIIPEDLDIDAISGLSNEVKEKLKAHKPPTLFAASQISGITPAAIEILHIYIKMYQKGKKS encoded by the coding sequence ATGAAATTTGACGTTATTGTCATTGGTGGAGGACACGCCGGTATCGAGGCGGCACTGGCCAGTGCCCGCATGGGTATGAAAACGTTGATGATTACCATTTTAGCTGAGCAAATCGGTGCCGCTAGCTGTAATCCGGCGATCGGAGGTCTGGCAAAAGGACATCTTGTCAAAGAGATCGATGCCCTTGGAGGGCAGATGGGACTGACGACTGATAAAACAGGGATACAGTTTCGCATCCTCAACGCCTCCAAAGGTCCAGCCGTGCGAGGAAGCAGAGCGCAAATCGATATGGACAGGTACCGCATTATGATGCGAACCATAGTACTCAATACGCCAAATTTGGAAGTGCGACAAGAGATGGCGGACAGGCTCCTCGTCAAAGGGGATGCGGTTGTTGGTGTAGAGACCAATTTGAAAAATATTTACCATGCAAAAAAGGTGATTGTAACTACAGGGACTTTTTTAAGAGGCCTCATTCACATAGGAGAAATCAAACAAGAAGCTGGACGAGCAGGAGAGTTCGCTTCCAATGCACTCAGTGATTCGCTCAAAAGTCTTGGACTTAAACTTGGGCGACTGAAAACTGGAACATGTGCAAGAATCGATGCAAAGACGATCGATTTTAGCAAAATGGAAGTGCAACCGGGCGATGAAAATCCTATTCCGTTTAGTTTCAGAACCGATCGAAAACATTTCAATCCTACCCAGCTTTCATGCTACATCACCTATACCAATGAACGAACCCATGAGATCATTGAATCCAATTTTCATAGAGCCCCTCTCTTTACAGGGCAGATAGAAGGAGTTGGGCCAAGGTACTGTCCAAGCATAGAAGATAAAGTCTATCGATTCAGAGACAAAGAGCGCCACCATATCTTTGTAGAACCCCAAACACTGGAAGCGACAGAGTATTACATCAATGGTATGAGTACATCACTTCCACCTGATGTTCAGCTGGAGATGATACGCAGTGTCAAAGGATTGGAGCACGCTGAGGTTGTTCGGTACGGATACGCGATTGAGTACGATTTTGTTGAACCTACCCAACTCAAACATACATTGGAAACCAAATCGATCAAAAACCTCTACTGTGCGGGACAGATCAACGGAACTACAGGATATGAAGAGGCAGCGGCCCAAGGATTGATGGCAGGCATCAATGCGGCTTTGGCTATCAAAGGGGAGGAGCCTTTGATTTTAGGCAGAGATGAAGCCTATATAGGCGTATTGATCGATGATCTGGTCACAAAAGGGACAAAAGAGCCTTATCGTATGTTTACAAGCAGGGCCGAGTTTCGACTGCTACTTCGAGAAGACAACGCCGATCTTCGTCTTATGCCATATGGTCATAAACTTGGCCTTGTGGATGAAGAGACCTATATGAAAATGATCAGGAAAAAAGAGCAGATTGAAAAAGGATTGGATCTGTTGAAAAACAGTTTCATCACACCAAACAAAGAGACATTAGAGCTTTTAAACAATCTAGAAGAGGGGAAAATCACCGATAAAACGGCTCTTATCAATGTGGTGGCTCGTCCAACTTTCACCATGGAAAAACTTGAGGCATTGGTACCCGAGTTAAGAGAGTTCAGTGAAGAGGCAAAAGAGCAGATTTTGATAGAGGCAAAATATCATCAGTATATTCAGATGCAAAAAGAGCAGATTGCAAAGATGCATGAACTGATGAATGTAATAATACCTGAAGACCTCGATATCGATGCAATCAGTGGACTAAGCAATGAAGTCAAAGAGAAACTCAAAGCCCATAAACCGCCAACCCTTTTTGCGGCAAGTCAAATCAGTGGTATCACACCGGCGGCGATCGAGATTTTACATATCTATATCAAGATGTATCAAAAAGGAAAAAAATCATGA
- a CDS encoding riboflavin synthase has translation MFTGLIREIATVSQFDGKHLRLKAKHRPNIGDSIAVNGACLSVTKLYNDGFEVELSDETRNVIALENYKDRVHIEPAMRLSDRIEGHIVQGHIDSLGTIIAIKPGINSTDFLIKIPKEYIKFVIPKGSIAIDGVSLTVNEVYEDSFRLTIIPITLKETLFGSYRVGRRVNIETDMFARYLFYLFKKEKKIDWETVEKIQALF, from the coding sequence ATGTTCACAGGCCTCATTCGAGAAATAGCAACCGTCTCACAATTTGACGGCAAACATCTGAGACTCAAAGCAAAACATAGACCTAATATCGGTGACTCCATTGCCGTCAACGGTGCATGTTTGAGTGTAACGAAGCTCTATAATGATGGTTTTGAAGTGGAACTCAGCGATGAAACAAGAAACGTTATCGCTTTGGAAAACTACAAAGATCGCGTCCATATCGAACCAGCGATGCGACTTAGCGACAGGATAGAGGGACATATCGTCCAGGGACATATTGACTCTCTTGGTACAATCATTGCTATTAAACCAGGAATCAACTCAACCGATTTTTTGATCAAAATTCCAAAAGAGTACATCAAATTTGTTATTCCAAAAGGAAGTATCGCGATCGATGGCGTCAGCCTCACAGTCAACGAAGTTTATGAGGATTCTTTCAGGCTCACCATCATACCAATTACCCTCAAAGAGACACTTTTTGGCTCGTATAGGGTGGGGCGGAGAGTCAATATCGAAACAGATATGTTTGCAAGGTATCTTTTCTATCTTTTTAAAAAAGAAAAGAAAATCGACTGGGAAACAGTCGAAAAGATACAGGCTCTTTTTTAA
- the thpR gene encoding RNA 2',3'-cyclic phosphodiesterase yields the protein MRLFLGSFATINYYGLIKEKFSFLEGKWVEKHNIHLTYLFLGDMPTPQPIIERLEDIAKPEKKIGMNHLGFFGHPPKVLFAKASDESLFRLHQAIVSKLQIKPDKAFIPHVTLCRIKKVHNFDRFIQNIRFLEGKAIGSIEPQLRLIKSILTPKGPVYKIIHTF from the coding sequence ATGAGACTTTTTTTAGGCTCTTTTGCAACAATCAACTATTACGGACTCATCAAGGAAAAATTTTCATTTTTAGAGGGCAAATGGGTTGAGAAGCATAATATTCATCTAACCTACCTTTTTTTGGGAGATATGCCTACACCGCAACCTATCATAGAGAGACTTGAAGATATTGCCAAACCTGAAAAAAAGATAGGTATGAATCATCTTGGATTTTTTGGTCATCCACCCAAAGTTTTGTTTGCAAAAGCTTCCGATGAATCTTTATTTCGACTGCACCAGGCAATTGTCTCAAAACTTCAGATCAAGCCAGACAAAGCGTTCATCCCGCATGTAACGCTATGCAGAATCAAAAAAGTGCATAATTTCGATAGATTCATTCAAAACATCCGTTTTCTAGAAGGAAAAGCCATCGGTTCAATCGAACCACAACTCCGTCTTATTAAAAGCATCCTAACCCCCAAAGGTCCTGTGTACAAAATCATTCACACTTTTTAG
- a CDS encoding cupin domain-containing protein: MNLFEYELPKEDETFTTLYKRGSLEIVRIVSASLKEEKTFCDARDEWVVLLQGEATLRMQGKLFQLKAGDILLIPANTLHTLISVSKGALWLAVHFDPKKCE, translated from the coding sequence GTGAATCTGTTTGAATACGAGCTTCCCAAGGAGGATGAAACATTTACGACTCTCTATAAACGGGGTTCTTTGGAAATAGTCCGTATTGTGAGTGCTTCTTTGAAAGAAGAGAAAACATTCTGTGATGCAAGGGACGAGTGGGTTGTCCTTTTGCAAGGTGAAGCAACCTTGCGTATGCAAGGAAAACTCTTTCAATTAAAGGCCGGAGATATCCTTCTGATCCCGGCAAACACTTTGCATACATTGATAAGCGTGAGCAAAGGAGCGCTGTGGCTTGCAGTCCATTTTGACCCTAAAAAGTGTGAATGA
- the amrA gene encoding AmmeMemoRadiSam system protein A — protein sequence MISEELKRIMLNIARIAIKEEFLGHKELNDDVKQRLIAMHPELAKPGAVFVTINERSSLRGCIGSLVAHRPLIDDLIENAKAAAFGDPRFPPLSPEEFDKITIEISVLSEPKPLEYRDIEDLRAKIRPGIDGVVLKLDGRQATFLPQVWEDLSDFDQFFAHLCMKAGLPANCLAYHPEIFVYQVEKFSEEDFQG from the coding sequence ATGATCAGTGAAGAGCTCAAGCGTATTATGCTCAATATCGCACGAATAGCGATCAAAGAGGAGTTTTTAGGGCATAAAGAGTTGAATGACGATGTAAAACAACGGCTTATCGCCATGCATCCAGAGCTCGCAAAACCTGGAGCCGTGTTTGTTACGATAAACGAAAGAAGTTCACTACGAGGATGTATAGGCTCTCTTGTAGCCCATAGACCACTTATCGATGATTTGATCGAAAATGCAAAAGCTGCAGCGTTTGGCGATCCGAGATTTCCACCTTTGAGTCCGGAAGAGTTTGACAAAATCACCATCGAGATTTCTGTACTCAGTGAGCCAAAACCGCTTGAATATCGAGATATTGAGGATTTACGGGCAAAAATCAGACCAGGAATCGATGGAGTTGTTTTAAAGCTTGATGGCAGACAAGCCACCTTTTTGCCTCAGGTATGGGAGGATTTGAGTGATTTTGATCAATTTTTTGCTCATTTATGTATGAAAGCTGGACTTCCTGCAAATTGCCTTGCCTATCATCCTGAAATTTTTGTTTATCAAGTAGAAAAATTTAGTGAAGAGGATTTTCAAGGGTGA
- a CDS encoding GGDEF domain-containing protein, with product MWKKHRLYYLFLILFVALIVLNTFSFQEFFVKRFTSEIAKTIDAEIENKLNATAAMAITIAHSSDAKTYIRTRKNSLYFQRLPFYYRKYTKFKNIKIYILDRSGNIIFFPVPNKRYKKMTEPLYVKLPVFNDTWIDCRGLHLISYAAVTAENKNQKKLGFIAIESQFNSISKNLEKIGVESIAVLDKDLAGKSMQVKHHIQNYKILNLEWNEELVDDLKEIGVKKIIVSKTPIIDHFKIYYRYPIKDRTGIVNGWILFSTSIKKLFLDFVTPKLAIENILLVLSFILLIYFNEKSKYFIIKDQVDYYHEILDNFKEMILIFEGYQVKYINRAVFEYLGKSDPEDIEKSFGDEWRVYILKDGKRKMMSWKHFIDTICQTKECILQVDIMDKRYFFQVIGKKIKENDCVAVFLDITDTYRSMEELQEIAYKDPLTGLYNRTLLQDIVHNLLRLKRKDEHLVLALVDIDHFKSINDEFGHDTGDEVLRYVAQLIKKRLRSEDYVFRIGGEEFLIVMKTRSIEKVLRILQSIRKYFASHPMKKLKKPVTISIGVTEFKPYESFKQAFKRVDEALYEAKRSGRNRLIYKGVEDDQ from the coding sequence ATGTGGAAAAAGCATAGACTCTATTATCTTTTTTTGATCCTTTTTGTTGCGCTCATCGTTTTGAATACCTTTTCGTTTCAAGAGTTTTTTGTCAAAAGGTTTACCAGTGAAATTGCAAAAACCATTGATGCTGAGATAGAAAATAAACTGAATGCCACTGCTGCGATGGCTATCACGATAGCTCACAGCAGCGATGCGAAGACCTATATCCGCACCAGAAAAAATTCCCTCTATTTTCAGCGGCTTCCCTTCTATTATCGAAAATATACCAAATTTAAAAATATAAAAATTTATATTCTTGATCGTAGTGGAAACATTATCTTTTTTCCTGTTCCTAATAAGCGGTATAAAAAAATGACCGAACCACTTTATGTAAAACTTCCTGTATTCAATGATACCTGGATTGATTGTAGAGGTCTGCATCTTATCTCATACGCTGCAGTGACAGCAGAGAATAAAAATCAAAAAAAATTGGGCTTTATCGCTATTGAGAGTCAATTCAATTCCATCAGCAAAAATTTGGAAAAAATCGGTGTTGAGTCGATTGCAGTGTTAGACAAAGATCTTGCTGGTAAATCGATGCAGGTAAAACATCATATCCAAAACTATAAAATTTTAAATCTTGAATGGAATGAGGAGCTTGTCGATGATCTGAAAGAGATCGGAGTAAAAAAAATTATAGTATCCAAAACCCCTATCATTGACCATTTTAAGATCTATTATCGCTATCCTATCAAAGACAGGACAGGTATAGTCAATGGCTGGATTCTTTTTTCTACCTCTATAAAGAAGCTCTTTTTGGATTTTGTAACCCCCAAACTCGCAATCGAAAATATTTTACTGGTTCTCTCTTTTATTCTTTTGATCTATTTCAACGAAAAATCGAAATATTTTATTATCAAAGATCAAGTAGATTATTATCATGAGATTTTAGATAATTTCAAAGAGATGATTCTCATTTTTGAAGGATACCAAGTCAAATATATCAATCGTGCAGTTTTTGAGTATCTTGGAAAAAGCGATCCGGAAGATATTGAAAAGAGTTTTGGCGATGAATGGCGGGTATACATTCTTAAAGATGGAAAAAGAAAGATGATGAGTTGGAAGCATTTCATCGATACAATATGCCAAACGAAAGAGTGTATCCTGCAGGTTGATATTATGGATAAACGCTACTTTTTTCAAGTAATTGGCAAAAAGATAAAAGAGAATGATTGCGTAGCCGTTTTTCTTGATATAACCGATACGTACAGGAGTATGGAGGAGTTACAGGAGATTGCCTATAAAGATCCTTTGACCGGACTGTACAATCGTACTCTTTTACAAGATATTGTACACAATCTACTCCGACTCAAAAGAAAAGATGAACATCTCGTACTTGCTTTGGTGGATATCGATCATTTCAAAAGCATCAATGATGAGTTTGGTCACGATACGGGTGATGAAGTTTTACGGTATGTGGCTCAGCTGATAAAAAAACGATTGCGTAGTGAAGATTATGTTTTTCGAATAGGTGGAGAGGAGTTTTTAATTGTAATGAAGACTAGAAGTATTGAAAAAGTATTGCGGATATTGCAGTCTATTCGAAAATATTTTGCATCACACCCTATGAAAAAACTGAAAAAACCTGTTACAATCAGTATAGGTGTAACAGAATTTAAACCATATGAGAGTTTCAAACAGGCGTTTAAACGTGTGGATGAGGCACTGTATGAAGCAAAAAGAAGTGGAAGAAACCGACTGATTTATAAAGGAGTGGAAGATGATCAGTGA
- a CDS encoding tRNA (5-methylaminomethyl-2-thiouridine)(34)-methyltransferase MnmD produces the protein MDYELKKTADGSYTLYSKQYDECYHNIQDGALTEALQKHIIPAFSYSKKKHLNIVDICFGLGINTLATIDYFLHQNEVESIAIYSPELDENLLESLPSFQYPKQLENYKDILERLIQHGKVELPTIQIELFKGDARSYIKKLKDIDVVYQDAFSPKKNPELWTLEYFQELYQVMSEDGILTTYSIATPVRLGLWEAGFIIYEKRFENIKKMTIGSKKELDLPKVDMALKQKRSTSQPLRDADVEKA, from the coding sequence ATGGATTATGAATTAAAAAAAACCGCCGATGGCAGTTATACACTCTATTCCAAGCAGTATGATGAGTGCTATCACAATATCCAAGATGGAGCACTTACAGAAGCGCTTCAAAAACATATTATCCCTGCATTTTCCTATTCGAAAAAAAAGCATCTCAATATTGTAGATATCTGTTTTGGCCTTGGTATCAATACATTGGCTACGATTGACTATTTTTTACATCAAAACGAAGTTGAATCTATCGCCATATACTCTCCGGAGCTGGATGAAAATCTTTTGGAATCTCTTCCCTCTTTTCAATACCCAAAACAGCTTGAAAACTATAAAGATATTTTAGAAAGATTGATCCAACATGGAAAGGTCGAATTGCCTACTATACAGATAGAATTGTTTAAAGGGGATGCAAGGTCCTATATTAAAAAACTCAAAGATATCGATGTAGTTTATCAAGATGCGTTCAGTCCGAAAAAGAATCCTGAGTTATGGACCCTGGAATATTTTCAAGAATTGTATCAAGTGATGAGTGAAGACGGTATCCTTACTACATATTCCATTGCCACTCCGGTTCGTCTTGGTTTGTGGGAGGCTGGATTTATTATCTATGAGAAACGTTTTGAAAATATTAAAAAGATGACAATTGGCAGCAAAAAAGAGCTTGATTTGCCAAAAGTGGATATGGCTTTGAAACAAAAGCGCTCCACTTCACAACCTTTGCGAGATGCCGATGTGGAAAAAGCATAG
- the luxS gene encoding S-ribosylhomocysteine lyase produces the protein MPLLESFTVDHTKMPAPAVRLAKEMQTPKGDEITVYDLRFCHPNKEIMSVKGTHTLEHLFAGFMRDHLNSDTVEIIDISPMGCRTGFYMSVIGRPIELDVAQAWEKSMRDILALKSIEEIPELNVYQCGSCYMHSLNEAQKIAKHVVESGIGIMNNEELKLDVHSIDIHKCDVDPSGVRVIGE, from the coding sequence ATGCCATTACTTGAAAGTTTCACCGTGGATCATACCAAAATGCCTGCACCAGCTGTTCGGCTAGCCAAAGAGATGCAGACACCAAAAGGTGATGAGATTACTGTTTATGACCTTCGATTTTGTCATCCCAATAAAGAGATTATGAGTGTTAAAGGAACACACACCTTAGAGCATCTGTTTGCCGGTTTTATGCGAGACCACCTCAATTCTGATACAGTTGAAATTATCGATATTTCACCGATGGGATGTCGGACCGGATTTTATATGAGTGTCATCGGTAGACCCATTGAGTTGGATGTAGCACAAGCGTGGGAAAAAAGTATGCGCGATATTTTGGCGCTCAAAAGCATAGAAGAGATACCGGAACTCAATGTCTATCAATGTGGCAGCTGCTATATGCACTCACTCAATGAAGCTCAAAAAATTGCTAAACATGTCGTAGAGAGTGGAATAGGTATCATGAATAATGAAGAGCTGAAGCTCGATGTACATTCTATCGATATTCATAAATGTGATGTTGACCCAAGCGGTGTTCGCGTTATAGGAGAGTAG
- a CDS encoding thiamine pyrophosphate-dependent enzyme has product MVKKIKNLKEFSLSNDRFEGANLMCPGCSHNIIVREVLNATDDPVIVATATGCLEVCTAVYPKTSWDVSWIHIGFENAAVAAATVSAAYEVMKKKGKLPPATQKMVEEGREPKIVAFAGDGGTYDIGFQSLSGAFERGHNFMYVCLDNEVYANTGGQRSSSTPIGASTTTSPAGSVSYGEKMMKKSMVEIMADHGAPYVAQVSPSKWKDLVKKVQKGFEVYGPVYINAQSACTTEWKHAPEDTIEVSDLGVESCVWPLYEIINERDEHGIIYSTKLNITYRPKNKIPVEEYLAAQPRFRHLFKPENRHIIDLWQKAVDARWEYLQRREEAGV; this is encoded by the coding sequence ATGGTAAAAAAGATTAAGAACTTAAAAGAGTTTTCACTCTCAAATGACAGGTTTGAAGGTGCAAACCTGATGTGTCCAGGATGTTCACACAACATCATCGTTCGAGAAGTTTTGAATGCGACAGATGATCCTGTGATCGTAGCGACTGCTACAGGTTGCTTGGAAGTATGTACAGCAGTCTATCCTAAAACGAGTTGGGATGTGAGCTGGATCCATATCGGTTTTGAAAATGCAGCAGTTGCGGCGGCAACGGTGAGTGCAGCCTATGAAGTGATGAAGAAAAAAGGCAAACTACCACCAGCGACGCAGAAGATGGTAGAAGAGGGAAGAGAACCAAAGATTGTAGCATTTGCTGGTGACGGTGGAACCTACGATATCGGTTTTCAATCTTTAAGCGGCGCATTTGAGCGAGGTCATAATTTTATGTATGTCTGTCTCGATAACGAAGTGTATGCAAATACGGGTGGACAAAGAAGCTCATCAACGCCAATAGGAGCGAGCACTACTACAAGTCCAGCTGGCAGTGTGAGTTATGGTGAAAAGATGATGAAAAAGAGTATGGTAGAGATCATGGCCGATCATGGTGCACCCTATGTTGCGCAGGTGAGCCCAAGCAAATGGAAAGATTTGGTCAAGAAAGTGCAAAAAGGTTTCGAGGTTTATGGACCAGTCTATATCAATGCACAAAGTGCATGTACGACAGAGTGGAAACATGCTCCAGAAGATACGATTGAAGTAAGTGATCTTGGAGTTGAGAGCTGTGTATGGCCACTCTATGAGATCATCAATGAGCGAGATGAGCATGGGATCATCTATAGTACAAAACTGAACATCACATACAGACCAAAAAACAAGATACCAGTAGAAGAGTATCTTGCAGCACAACCAAGATTTCGGCACCTTTTCAAACCAGAAAACAGACACATTATCGATCTATGGCAAAAAGCTGTGGATGCGAGATGGGAATATCTACAAAGAAGAGAAGAGGCGGGAGTATAA
- a CDS encoding 2-oxoacid:ferredoxin oxidoreductase subunit alpha produces the protein MAKKYELNEIEVWDGNMAAAHALRQAQVDIVAAYPITPSTPIVQNYSKFLADGYVDGEFIMVESEHSAMSGCVAASAAGVRAATATSSQGFALMAEVLYQASGMRLPIVLTVVNRALAAPLNVNGDHSDMYLGRDAGWINLCSYNPQEAYDLTLMAFKIGEDLNVRLPVMVHQDGFICSHTAQNVRPLQDEEAHEFVGEYKPVNTMLDVANPVTHGVQTEEDWHFEHKARQHNDLMNSFGTIKKIFNEFKERTGRTYDLVYTYKMDDADVAIFALGTTVESARIAADKMREKGVKAGVVSLRVFRPFPFKEVAEALSNVKAVAAMDRSAPGGTFGALFNEISAAMLAHGKSPIVLNYIYGLGGRDTTIDMLKGVYEDLDKCAKAGEAVVPMQQFLGLRGPKLSFY, from the coding sequence ATGGCGAAAAAGTATGAATTAAATGAAATAGAGGTTTGGGATGGGAATATGGCAGCTGCCCATGCGCTACGACAAGCGCAAGTAGATATCGTAGCTGCATATCCAATTACTCCATCAACTCCAATTGTACAAAATTACTCCAAATTTTTAGCAGATGGATACGTGGATGGTGAATTTATTATGGTTGAGTCCGAACACTCTGCAATGAGTGGCTGTGTGGCTGCAAGTGCTGCAGGTGTTCGGGCAGCTACAGCTACGAGTTCACAAGGTTTTGCATTGATGGCGGAAGTGCTCTATCAAGCAAGTGGGATGAGACTTCCTATCGTTTTGACAGTAGTCAACCGTGCTCTTGCAGCTCCTTTGAACGTAAACGGAGACCATTCTGATATGTATCTGGGACGAGATGCAGGCTGGATCAATCTATGCTCATACAATCCGCAAGAAGCGTATGATCTAACTTTGATGGCTTTTAAAATTGGTGAAGATCTCAATGTCAGACTTCCAGTAATGGTGCATCAAGATGGATTTATCTGTTCTCACACGGCACAAAACGTACGACCGCTTCAAGATGAAGAGGCTCATGAGTTTGTAGGCGAATACAAACCGGTCAATACGATGCTTGATGTGGCAAATCCGGTAACACACGGTGTACAAACGGAAGAGGATTGGCACTTTGAGCATAAAGCAAGGCAGCATAATGATTTGATGAATTCATTCGGTACGATTAAAAAAATTTTTAATGAATTTAAAGAGCGAACCGGCAGAACGTATGATCTTGTATATACCTATAAAATGGATGATGCGGATGTGGCTATTTTTGCACTTGGAACGACAGTTGAGAGTGCAAGGATCGCAGCAGATAAGATGAGAGAAAAAGGTGTCAAAGCAGGTGTTGTGAGCTTGAGAGTTTTTCGACCATTTCCATTTAAAGAAGTCGCAGAAGCTCTGAGCAATGTCAAGGCTGTCGCAGCGATGGATCGAAGTGCTCCTGGTGGAACATTTGGTGCACTTTTCAATGAAATTAGTGCTGCTATGCTTGCACATGGAAAATCGCCGATAGTGCTCAACTACATCTATGGGCTTGGCGGGCGAGATACGACGATTGATATGCTCAAAGGTGTATATGAAGATCTTGACAAATGCGCGAAAGCCGGCGAGGCAGTTGTGCCAATGCAACAGTTCTTGGGACTTAGAGGTCCGAAGCTATCGTTTTATTAA
- a CDS encoding 4Fe-4S dicluster-binding protein — protein sequence MAKDLKEVKNIDEIKDLGWDELIPGAALFSFTEPVEDVVEVPAEERPYAPTNSHEWQVGDWRVEKPVYNRDLCIDCQFCWVFCPDISILSRDKKMIGVIYEHCKGCGICVEVCPTNPKSLLMFPEHMENEEALSQWPKKEEKK from the coding sequence ATGGCAAAAGATTTAAAAGAGGTTAAAAATATAGATGAGATAAAAGATCTTGGATGGGATGAGCTAATTCCCGGAGCGGCACTTTTTTCTTTCACTGAGCCAGTAGAAGATGTTGTGGAAGTGCCTGCAGAGGAAAGACCGTATGCACCGACAAACTCACATGAATGGCAAGTAGGGGATTGGCGAGTTGAAAAACCTGTGTACAACAGAGATCTCTGTATTGATTGTCAGTTTTGCTGGGTATTTTGTCCGGACATCTCCATTTTGAGTCGTGATAAAAAGATGATCGGAGTGATTTATGAGCATTGTAAGGGATGTGGTATTTGTGTGGAAGTGTGTCCAACCAATCCTAAATCACTTTTGATGTTTCCTGAACATATGGAAAATGAAGAGGCTCTGTCTCAATGGCCGAAAAAAGAAGAGAAGAAGTAA